The DNA sequence AAATATGATGCAAATTATGATGATGGCAACCATGCTGTTAGCAATATTAGGGCAAAAAATGGGAAAAAATGAAATTTTTGGACAACTTTCTCAATGGTTTCAACGCTTTCCTTTCTTACTTGGTTTAGCTGTTTTTGCTCTTATTTTTTTCTTGACTAATTCTTATAATCAAGATAATAATTTAAAGCTAGAAGAAGCAGAAGATAAACTCAAAAAAGAAGTTAATACTTATTATCAGTCTCTGAGCAAAAATCTAATTGAAAAAGTAATTCAAGATATAAATTTAGCTCTCGAATATGAAGGGAATAGAATTGATAGTGCTTTAGAAAGAGTGCAAGAAATTTATGGTGACTATATATCAGAAATGGAAAAACAACAAGTTATAATTAAAGCCAATTTAGAATCTTTAAAAGAAAAAGAAAAAAGTTTAAGTAAGGAAATTATAGAATTTAAAAAGTTAGCAAAGACTTAAATACAATTATCATTACACTTAGTATTAAAAATTATGAAAAAAATATTAGTAAGTTTTCTTTTTTCAACCTTATCCATAGGTGTTAATTCAACTTTCCCAATATTAGCAATTCCGCCGACAATAGCAACTATTATCAATATGAGTACAGGCGATCGCGCTTGCTATATTGAACTTTTAGATATGGAGGGGAATATTACCATTGAATTAGCAGATTTTTCTATTTGTGAACAATCCAATTTAATCAATAAAAAAGTAGAACTATTGTATAAACAAACTAATATTTTAGCTTCAGAATGTCAAGGTAATATCGATTGTAAATTAAGTGATCAAGTAATGTTAATTATTGACGTAAAAATAGTTAATTAAGAACAAACACTTCTTATTAAGTACAATAATATTAAAGACTAGATGTCAGATTTATAATTATTTTTAATTTCTCTGAAAGTCTCTTTTTTTTATGATTTTATTATAATTTAATCTAATGTACTGTTAGTTATCAATAATTCGTTTAATAAACCTCTTTTTAAACCATTAGAATTGATATTTCTTCTAGCAAGAATTCGGTTAATTTTATATTCTTTATATAACTCATCAAAAAAATTATTTTCAGAATTAACACTCCTAACATCAGAGTTACTTAAAATCCATTTACAGTCTAATTTGTCTAATTTATCACAAAATTTTTTAAGTCTTATTTGCTCATAATCATTAAATTTTTTGTTAGCATAAGAGTTGAAATTTGATGTTTCATTTAATGGTTTATAAGGAGGATCTAAATAGAATAAACTTTTGTCCTCGGCATATCTTAAAGTTTTCTCAAAATCACCATGAATAATCTCAACTTTTTTAAGGGAATTACTAACAAATCGCAGGTTATTTTTGTCACAAATAATGGGTTTTTTATAACTGCCAATAGGAACATTAAATAGATTACTTTTATTGACACGATACAATCCATTAAAACAAGTCTTGTTTAAAAAAATAAGTAAAGCTGTATGTTTAATTTGGTCAGAGTTTCTTTGATTAAATAAATCTCTTTTTTCATAAAAATACTTTTTTCTGTCCTCTTGATTATGCTCCAATGAATAGTATTCATTTTGCCATTTTTCCAAAATAAAAATCAAATCATTCACATTTTCTTTAATTATTTTATAGGCATTAATCAAATCTAAATTAATGTCATTAATTATAGCCTTTTCGATATTGTGATAATTATTTAAAACCCAAAATAAAACAGCACCACTACCAACAAAAGGTTCAATATAAATAAATTCATCTTCGTTTTTATAAGGAAAATTTGATGTGATTATTTCCAATAATTGGGTTTTGCCTCCTGCCCATTTTAAAAAAGGTTTTGCTTTTGATTTATTCATCTATTATTTTTATGTATTTTTAAACTTATACTATAAATTTATAACCTAATAAAATTGATATACATATTATTTTTACACAATATGGTTAGCTTAAATATTTCTTTATTTGTTCTCTTTTGAAAAACATTAATCTGAGGTTAGTTTATTGAAAGGATTATTTCCATTATAATTATTTACCTATAATAAGTAAAAAAATTGCATATACTTAAATTATGATCAGAATTGGTAACGGCTACGATTTACACAGGTTGGTTGAGGGTAGAAAACTGATTCTTGGCGGTGTAGAAATTGAGCATCATCTTGGTTTATTAGGTCATAGTGATGCAGATGTTTTAACTCATGCAATTATGGATGCTTTATTAGGTGCTTTGAGTTTAGGTGACATAGGGCATTATTTTCCCCCTTCTGATCCAAAATGGGCCGGTGCTGATAGCATGGAGTTATTGTATCAAGTAGATAAGTTGATTAAAGATAAGGGATGGAGTATTGGTAATATTGACAGTGTTATTGTAGCGGAACGTCCAAAGTTAAAGCCTCATTTACCTGCCATGATAAAGTCTTTAGCTGATAAAATTGCGATCGCACCTGAACAAATTAGTATTAAAGCCACCACTAACGAAAAATTGGGTCCTGTGGGTAGAGAAGAAGCCATTTGTGCCTATGCAGTAGTATTGTTAATCAAAGAATAAATTTATCTAAACCGAATTATTAAAAATTATTAAAAATAATGACCGTATTAACCGTTAAATCCCTCAAAAAAGACTTTGGAATCAAAGAAATATTAAAAGACGCAAATTTCAGTATCGAAGAAGGTGATAAAGTTGGCTTAATTGGAGTTAACGGCAGTGGAAAATCCACTCTCCTCAAAATGTTAGCAGGATGGGAAGCCAATGATGGGGGAGAAATGCAGGTAAAATCTGGAGCAAAAATTATCTATTTACCTCAACAACCAGAAATAGACCCAGAAAATACAGTTTTACAGCAAGTTTTAGCCTATTGTGGCGAACAAATGCAGTTGATACTTGAATATGAAGACTTATCCCATCGATTGGCAAGTGTAAGGGAAGAAAAACAACAGGAGTTAATGGCAAAATTGGCAACGGTGACAGAAAAAATTAACCAAGAAAATGCTTGGGATTTAGAAACTAACGCCAAAATTGTCCTTGATAAATTGGGTATTCAGGATTTTGAATTAAAAATGGGAGGCTTATCGGGGGGCTATCGTAAAAGAGTCGCCTTGGCGGCCGCTCTGATGGCTGAACCTGATTTATTATTAATGGATGAGCCGACAAACCATCTTGATGCAGAATTAGTGGAATGGTTACAAACCTATCTGCAAAAGTTTTCTGGTGCTATCTTATTAATAACCCATGATCGCTACTTTTTAGACCAAGTTACTAATCGTATTTTAGAGATCGATCGCGGAGATATGTACAATTATAGTGGCAATTATAGTTATTACTTAGAGAAAAAAGCCCTAGCAGAAGAATCCATCGCCAGTAGTCAACAAAAACTCAAAGGAATCCTCAGAAAAGAACTAGAATGGCTCAAAAGAGGAGCAAAAGCCCGTAGCACAAAACAAAAAGCCCGTATTCAGCGCATTGAGCAAATGCAAAATAAGGAATTTAAGGCTAAACAAGGAAAAGTAGAAATTGATACTCCCTCTCGTCGCATCGGGAAAAAAGTTATTGAAATACATAATATTTCTAAATTCTGGGAAGGCTATCCTCTCATTAAAGACTTTACCTATTTTTTTGAACCCGATGACAGAGTCGGCGTTATTGGCGGTAATGGGGTAGGAAAATCAACCCTTATGAATTTAATAATGGGTAAAATTGAACCCGATGAAGGTAAAATCGAAATTGGTAGCACCATAAAAATCGGCTATTTTGATCAATACTCAGAAAATCTAATTACCGCCACAGAAAACCAACAGAGAGTTATAGAATATATCAAAGACATTGCCAGTTATATCGAAACAGGAGATGGAAAGCAAATCAGTGCTTCTCAACTTTTAGAAAGATTTTTATTCACCCCAAATCAGCAATATGCACCCATAGAAAAACTATCAGGAGGGGAAAAACGTCGTCTTTTTCTGCTTAAAATTCTCATGGGGAATCCCAACGTTTTAATTCTTGATGAACCCACCAACGATTTAGACGTACAAACTTTAGGGGTATTAGAAGAGTATCTCGAATCTTTTAAGGGTTGTGTAATTATTGTATCTCACGATCGCTATTTTCTCGATCGCACTGTGGACACAATTTTTGCCTTTGAAGGAGAGGGAATAATTAGGGAATATCCGGGAAATTACTCTCTTTATTTAGAATATAAAACCAGAGAAGAAAAAGAAAACAAAGTAGAAAAAATAAATGAAGTAAAGGAAAATAAAACAGTAGAAAAGAAAGAAAAATATCAAAGTAATACTGAGCAGAAAAAAAGAAAAATATCTAACTTTCAAAGGAGAGAATTAGAAAAATTAGAAACAGTAATTATACCTGAATTAGAAGATAAAAAAGCTAATTTAGAAAAAAGAATTTATGAAAACGGCGGTAAAGATTATGAGCAATTAAATATATTGACAGAAGAATTAAACCAATTAATCAAAGAAATAGATCATCAAACAGAAAAATGGTTGGAGTTATCAGAGTTAGAAAATAATAGTTGAATAGAGCAGGTAAAATTGTTCTATCAATCAATAGTGACAAAAAAATATCCCCCCACAGGGCGGC is a window from the Cyanobacterium sp. Dongsha4 genome containing:
- a CDS encoding ABC-F family ATP-binding cassette domain-containing protein: MTVLTVKSLKKDFGIKEILKDANFSIEEGDKVGLIGVNGSGKSTLLKMLAGWEANDGGEMQVKSGAKIIYLPQQPEIDPENTVLQQVLAYCGEQMQLILEYEDLSHRLASVREEKQQELMAKLATVTEKINQENAWDLETNAKIVLDKLGIQDFELKMGGLSGGYRKRVALAAALMAEPDLLLMDEPTNHLDAELVEWLQTYLQKFSGAILLITHDRYFLDQVTNRILEIDRGDMYNYSGNYSYYLEKKALAEESIASSQQKLKGILRKELEWLKRGAKARSTKQKARIQRIEQMQNKEFKAKQGKVEIDTPSRRIGKKVIEIHNISKFWEGYPLIKDFTYFFEPDDRVGVIGGNGVGKSTLMNLIMGKIEPDEGKIEIGSTIKIGYFDQYSENLITATENQQRVIEYIKDIASYIETGDGKQISASQLLERFLFTPNQQYAPIEKLSGGEKRRLFLLKILMGNPNVLILDEPTNDLDVQTLGVLEEYLESFKGCVIIVSHDRYFLDRTVDTIFAFEGEGIIREYPGNYSLYLEYKTREEKENKVEKINEVKENKTVEKKEKYQSNTEQKKRKISNFQRRELEKLETVIIPELEDKKANLEKRIYENGGKDYEQLNILTEELNQLIKEIDHQTEKWLELSELENNS
- a CDS encoding DNA adenine methylase, whose amino-acid sequence is MNKSKAKPFLKWAGGKTQLLEIITSNFPYKNEDEFIYIEPFVGSGAVLFWVLNNYHNIEKAIINDINLDLINAYKIIKENVNDLIFILEKWQNEYYSLEHNQEDRKKYFYEKRDLFNQRNSDQIKHTALLIFLNKTCFNGLYRVNKSNLFNVPIGSYKKPIICDKNNLRFVSNSLKKVEIIHGDFEKTLRYAEDKSLFYLDPPYKPLNETSNFNSYANKKFNDYEQIRLKKFCDKLDKLDCKWILSNSDVRSVNSENNFFDELYKEYKINRILARRNINSNGLKRGLLNELLITNSTLD
- the ispF gene encoding 2-C-methyl-D-erythritol 2,4-cyclodiphosphate synthase; this translates as MMIRIGNGYDLHRLVEGRKLILGGVEIEHHLGLLGHSDADVLTHAIMDALLGALSLGDIGHYFPPSDPKWAGADSMELLYQVDKLIKDKGWSIGNIDSVIVAERPKLKPHLPAMIKSLADKIAIAPEQISIKATTNEKLGPVGREEAICAYAVVLLIKE